A single Mercenaria mercenaria strain notata chromosome 9, MADL_Memer_1, whole genome shotgun sequence DNA region contains:
- the LOC123547158 gene encoding cholinesterase 1-like, which produces MISVSVVLLLFVQFASTFLVPDGLQIVHTQYGEIHGQLSSATFDGMQYQVKTFLGIPYAEPPIGNFRFRKPVPKLNFPTPFKASAYGPICPQDALDKSVPQSEDCLFLNVFVPTRHGAGVLPKPVMIWIHGGGFYAGSANRFKAEVLSAFSDVVVVTINYRLGPLGFFTTKDNEALGNYGMWDQHLAFQWVKGNIASFGGDVENITIFGESAGGASVVFQTLYPGNRDVFQRAISESGTAAGPSVSHGNTVYKKSIEFAASVGCSGPNHSTVVSCMRHKSSDEIKKAVQVFMPKNYDEVHPNWVPVYDNDFVVSETQNILREASKSSPAFSSYHNIGLLIGMNNYDGALFLPFWMSQFNITSPKDYRVSQAQFKYVFMPRLAELILKETATNLVRDAIIQEYTDWDHPDDDTVRLERLVTMATDCSYYAPTVLTANSHANDMSNTYVYRFHAAPPTRLLPLPPSLDLAGNSNHADDIFFLFGFNDLYTDLFYPNPAKAPKPSSDQIKLSKALMTMWSNFAKSGNPNKPMNVKSLYDVEWQPYDVKHQNYLDISFNMNPQSMKTRLASRADHFWNTVLPAMQKASKH; this is translated from the exons ATGATATCTGTGAGTGTCGTTCTGCTCTTATTTGTGCAGTTTGCAAGTACATTTCTTGTACCGGATGGATTACAAATCGTTCATACACAATATGGGGAAATACATGGCCAACTTTCTAGTGCCACATTCGATGGGATGCAATACCAAGTGAAAACGTTTCTAGGTATTCCATACGCCGAGCCGCCAATCGGTAATTTCCGGTTTCGTAAACCCGTACCAAAACTAAATTTTCCTACGCCATTCAAAGCATCCGCCTACGGACCAATTTGCCCGCAGGATGCTTTGGATAAAAGTGTGCCCCAGTCTGAAGATTGTCTGTTTCTGAATGTATTTGTTCCAACTAGGCATGGGGCGGGTGTGCTCCCGAAACCGGTGATGATATGGATTCATGGTGGCGGATTTTACGCTGGGTCTGCTAACAGATTCAAAGCGGAAGTGCTTAGCGCATTTAGCGATGTTGTTGTGGTGACCATAAATTATCGCCTTGGACCGCTTGGATTCTTTACCACAAAGGACAATGAAGCGCTCGGAAACTATGGAATGTGGGACCAACACTTAGCTTTCCAGTGGGTTAAAGGCAACATAGCGTCTTTTGGCGGTGACGTCGAGAATATAACAATATTTGGAGAATCTGCCGGCGGAGCTAGTGTCGTGTTTCAGACGTTGTATCCCGGAAATCGTGATGTCTTCCAACGAGCTATATCCGAAAGTGGAACAGCAGCGGGTCCGTCTGTTTCTCACGGTAACACTGTCTATAAAAAGTCAATAGAGTTTGCAGCTTCCGTTGGCTGCAGTGGCCCTAATCATTCAACAGTCGTCTCATGTATGAGACATAAATCTAGCGATGAGATCAAGAAAGCCGTACAAGTGTTCATGCCCAAAAACTATGATGAAGTGCATCCAAACTGGGTTCCTGTATATGACAATGACTTTGTAGTGAGCGAGACACAGAACATTTTGAGGGAGGCGTCGAAAAGTTCACCCGCATTTTCCTCCTATCATAACATCGGTCTATTAATAGGTATGAATAATTATGATGGGGCATTGTTTTTGCCTTTCTGGATGTCTCAGTTTAATATAACGTCTCCTAAAGATTATAGAGTTTCACAAGCTCAGTTTAAGTATGTGTTCATGCCAAGACTCGCGGAGTTGATTCTTAAGGAGACAGCTACGAATTTAGTGCGGGATGCAATTATCCAGGAATACACAGACTGGGACCATCCGGATGACGACACTGTAAGGCTCGAGCGTCTGGTTACAATGGCCACTGACTGCAGTTATTATGCTCCTACAGTTCTTACTGCCAACTCCCATGCAAATGACATGTCTAATACGTATGTGTATAGATTTCACGCAGCGCCACCTACGAGACTTTTACCATTGCCGCCATCTTTAGATTTGGCGGGGAATTCTAATCATGCAGACGACATATTCTTCCTGTTTGGCTTCAATGATCTATATACTGACTTATTTTACCCGAATCCTGCGAAGGCACCGAAGCCGTCATCGGATCAAATAAAACTGTCGAAAGCGTTAATGACCATGTGGTCGAACTTCGCTAAGTCTGG AAATCCAAACAAACCAATGAATGTGAAGTCACTTTATGATGTTGAATGGCAGCCGTACGACGTAAAACATCAGAATTACCttgacatttcatttaacatgAACCCACAGTCAATGAAAACAAGGCTGGCGTCACGTGCGGACCATTTCTGGAACACTGTTCTCCCAGCCATGCAAAAAGCGTCTAAACATTGA